One genomic window of Caenorhabditis elegans chromosome I includes the following:
- the gla-3 gene encoding C3H1-type domain-containing protein (Partially confirmed by transcript evidence), whose amino-acid sequence MLYQPSLLKSRLTPAPPGFSFQPQPLLNSDMDPVRNLESLGNYTVYQDSSQCFWQHQNFTSNREHNPALRKTKICDHWRRSGSCSYGDACWYAHGEDDLRKVVRIDRSNEEENERPATAEIQKSPTKRASTNVKGLTVNIPSNTAFKEQNSSMPLSPAQERWISMSIGAVPPPTSSAAEKDAISSLSKNGVEQEQEKKHEICSRDDDIDDYGFLSPNPFPYPQQSMFSAGFPSHGHHQRSSNRATQGVPSQQFGGPVNIPGQDPNRLGSGAYHIPPQHQRSRSNVRTSREVGGPPPQFQQAIWNVAGEIYQRQKDIEIGGQRVGPNDRQPTQQKNSEMDRLLSKLKMKDLNYLRFMIERGYINERDVSRQTSSDQMSNGHHFNAPMTPPYHPRLAGNEPNTSDCHYHGTGNRLSNFMPGRHRPPHQHPIHHHHQSQHQLHQHQQYLHHAAQQYRYSHQQGPQHPFAALLSPPEISESLLPPDDSFSIWLEPKPKKQSGAMTRTRGAATINESSSAASLLTKMDALRSDKYPITDEEMMMANDFVRQGDRDDKLSSSESSSPVVMSLMELLSNENLLDQVATEKPKCSMFDFDTLKIAETLKEPLQSSECSTTTSSKMTCSPMFFFVDEKTPNYDGSGSKSLFTPSSSAGQTPSFLEPCDFFAATGSCPFGDACHQSHSI is encoded by the exons ATGCTTTATCAACCATCTTTGTTAAAAAGTCGACTTACTCCTGCTCCGCCg GGGTTTTCTTTTCAACCTCAGCCTCTATTGAACTCAGATATGGATCCAGTCAGAAATTTAGAAAGTCTAGGGAACTACACGGTGTATCAAGATTCTTCTCAATGTTTTTGGCAACATCAAAATTTTACCTCCAATCGAGAGCATAACCCCGCATTAAGGAAG ACAAAGATTTGCGATCACTGGCGACGCTCGGGCAGCTGTTCGTATGGCGACGCGTGCTGGTATGCTCACGGTGAAGACGATCTTCGTAAAGTG GTCCGGATTGATCGTTCGAACGAAGAAGAGAATGAGCGACCGGCTACtgctgaaattcaaaagtcgCCGACAAAGCGTGCATCAACCAACGTCAAAGGATTAACAGTGAATATTCCATCGAATACTGCCTTCAAAGAACAAAACTCTTCGATGCCGTTATCTCCAGCTCAGGAAAGATGGATTTCCATGTCAATTGGAGCTGTACCACCACCAACCAGCTCAGCTGCAGAGAAGGATGCGATTTCATCATTATCTAAAAACGGTGTCGAGCAAGAACAGGAAAAGAAGCATGAAATATGTTCTCGTGACGATGATATTGACGATTACGGATTTTTG TCTCCGAATCCGTTCCCATACCCGCAACAGTCAATGTTCTCAGCTGGATTTCCATCTCATGGACACCATCAACGTTCCTCGAATCGTGCTACGCAAGGGGTTCCTTCTCAACAATTTGGAG GGCCAGTCAACATCCCTGGTCAAGATCCGAATCGTTTGGGATCTGGAGCATACCATATCCCACCACAGCACCAAAGATCAAGATCCAATGTTCGTACTTCACGAGAGGTCGGCGGTCCCCCTCCGCAATTTCAACAAGCGATTTGGAATGTTGCTGGTGAAATCTATCAACGTCAGAAGGACATAGAGATAGGCGGACAGAGAGTTGGACCCAATGATCGTCAACCGACTCAAcagaaaaattcggaaatggATCGACTTTTGTctaaactgaaaatgaaagattTGAACTACCTTCGTTTTATGATAGAGCGAGGATATATCAACGAGCGTGACGTGTCTAGGCAAACTTCG aGTGATCAAATGAGTAATGGTCATCACTTCAATGCTCCTATGACCCCACCATACCATCCACGACTTGCAGGAAACG AACCAAATACTTCGGACTGTCATTACCATGGAACTGGAAATCgtttatcaaatttcatgCCAGGACGTCATCGTCCCCCACATCAACATCCaatccatcatcatcatcagtcACAACATCAGCTACACCAGCATCAGCAATATCTGCATCATGCTGCTCAGCAATACCGTTATTCGCATCAACAGGGACCTCAACATCCGTTTGCGGCTCTTCTCTCACCACCGGAGATCTCGGAGTCCTTGCTCCCACCTGATGACTCGTTTTCGATTTGGCTCGAGCCGAAGCCGAAAAAACAGTCCGGAGCCATGACACGAACTCGCGGAGCTGCGACGATCAACGAATCGAGTTCTGCGGCAAGTCTGCTCACAAAAATGGATGCTCTTCGATCAGACAAGTATCCAATTACAGACGAGGAAATGATGATGGCTAATGATTTTGTGAGACAAGGCGATCGAGATG ataaactAAGCTCCAGCGAAAGCTCAAGTCCTGTCGTGATGTCTTTGATGGAACTATTGAGCAACGAGAATCTGCTCGATCAAGTAGCAACCGAAAAACCAAAGTGTTCTATGTTCGATTTTGATACTCTAAAAATCGCCGAAACTCTCAAGGAGCCACTGCAATCTTCCGAATGTTCAACTACAACATCAAGCAAGATGACCTGCTCTCCAATGTTCTTTTTCGTAGATGAAAAGACACCAAACtacg ACGGCTCAGGATCGAAAAGCCTTTTCACTCCGTCATCATCGGCCGGCCAGACGCCTTCATTCCTGGAACCttgcgatttttttgcagCCACCGGATCGTGCCCCTTCGGTGACGCCTGTCATCAGAGTCACTCGATTTAG
- the gla-3 gene encoding C3H1-type domain-containing protein (Confirmed by transcript evidence), translated as MSSSASKTQEISVVIDPRDALTNSTNGNKPNGPKPKTKICDHWRRSGSCSYGDACWYAHGEDDLRKVVRIDRSNEEENERPATAEIQKSPTKRASTNVKGLTVNIPSNTAFKEQNSSMPLSPAQERWISMSIGAVPPPTSSAAEKDAISSLSKNGVEQEQEKKHEICSRDDDIDDYGFLSPNPFPYPQQSMFSAGFPSHGHHQRSSNRATQGVPSQQFGGPVNIPGQDPNRLGSGAYHIPPQHQRSRSNVRTSREVGGPPPQFQQAIWNVAGEIYQRQKDIEIGGQRVGPNDRQPTQQKNSEMDRLLSKLKMKDLNYLRFMIERGYINERDVSRQTSSDQMSNGHHFNAPMTPPYHPRLAGNEPNTSDCHYHGTGNRLSNFMPGRHRPPHQHPIHHHHQSQHQLHQHQQYLHHAAQQYRYSHQQGPQHPFAALLSPPEISESLLPPDDSFSIWLEPKPKKQSGAMTRTRGAATINESSSAASLLTKMDALRSDKYPITDEEMMMANDFVRQGDRDDKLSSSESSSPVVMSLMELLSNENLLDQVATEKPKCSMFDFDTLKIAETLKEPLQSSECSTTTSSKMTCSPMFFFVDEKTPNYDGSGSKSLFTPSSSAGQTPSFLEPCDFFAATGSCPFGDACHQSHSI; from the exons ATGAGTAGCTCTGCGTCAAAAACTCAGGAAATAAG cgtcGTCATAGATCCCCGTGATGCGCTTACAAACAGCACCAACGGCAATAAACCAAACGGCCCAAAACCGAAA ACAAAGATTTGCGATCACTGGCGACGCTCGGGCAGCTGTTCGTATGGCGACGCGTGCTGGTATGCTCACGGTGAAGACGATCTTCGTAAAGTG GTCCGGATTGATCGTTCGAACGAAGAAGAGAATGAGCGACCGGCTACtgctgaaattcaaaagtcgCCGACAAAGCGTGCATCAACCAACGTCAAAGGATTAACAGTGAATATTCCATCGAATACTGCCTTCAAAGAACAAAACTCTTCGATGCCGTTATCTCCAGCTCAGGAAAGATGGATTTCCATGTCAATTGGAGCTGTACCACCACCAACCAGCTCAGCTGCAGAGAAGGATGCGATTTCATCATTATCTAAAAACGGTGTCGAGCAAGAACAGGAAAAGAAGCATGAAATATGTTCTCGTGACGATGATATTGACGATTACGGATTTTTG TCTCCGAATCCGTTCCCATACCCGCAACAGTCAATGTTCTCAGCTGGATTTCCATCTCATGGACACCATCAACGTTCCTCGAATCGTGCTACGCAAGGGGTTCCTTCTCAACAATTTGGAG GGCCAGTCAACATCCCTGGTCAAGATCCGAATCGTTTGGGATCTGGAGCATACCATATCCCACCACAGCACCAAAGATCAAGATCCAATGTTCGTACTTCACGAGAGGTCGGCGGTCCCCCTCCGCAATTTCAACAAGCGATTTGGAATGTTGCTGGTGAAATCTATCAACGTCAGAAGGACATAGAGATAGGCGGACAGAGAGTTGGACCCAATGATCGTCAACCGACTCAAcagaaaaattcggaaatggATCGACTTTTGTctaaactgaaaatgaaagattTGAACTACCTTCGTTTTATGATAGAGCGAGGATATATCAACGAGCGTGACGTGTCTAGGCAAACTTCG aGTGATCAAATGAGTAATGGTCATCACTTCAATGCTCCTATGACCCCACCATACCATCCACGACTTGCAGGAAACG AACCAAATACTTCGGACTGTCATTACCATGGAACTGGAAATCgtttatcaaatttcatgCCAGGACGTCATCGTCCCCCACATCAACATCCaatccatcatcatcatcagtcACAACATCAGCTACACCAGCATCAGCAATATCTGCATCATGCTGCTCAGCAATACCGTTATTCGCATCAACAGGGACCTCAACATCCGTTTGCGGCTCTTCTCTCACCACCGGAGATCTCGGAGTCCTTGCTCCCACCTGATGACTCGTTTTCGATTTGGCTCGAGCCGAAGCCGAAAAAACAGTCCGGAGCCATGACACGAACTCGCGGAGCTGCGACGATCAACGAATCGAGTTCTGCGGCAAGTCTGCTCACAAAAATGGATGCTCTTCGATCAGACAAGTATCCAATTACAGACGAGGAAATGATGATGGCTAATGATTTTGTGAGACAAGGCGATCGAGATG ataaactAAGCTCCAGCGAAAGCTCAAGTCCTGTCGTGATGTCTTTGATGGAACTATTGAGCAACGAGAATCTGCTCGATCAAGTAGCAACCGAAAAACCAAAGTGTTCTATGTTCGATTTTGATACTCTAAAAATCGCCGAAACTCTCAAGGAGCCACTGCAATCTTCCGAATGTTCAACTACAACATCAAGCAAGATGACCTGCTCTCCAATGTTCTTTTTCGTAGATGAAAAGACACCAAACtacg ACGGCTCAGGATCGAAAAGCCTTTTCACTCCGTCATCATCGGCCGGCCAGACGCCTTCATTCCTGGAACCttgcgatttttttgcagCCACCGGATCGTGCCCCTTCGGTGACGCCTGTCATCAGAGTCACTCGATTTAG
- the gla-3 gene encoding C3H1-type domain-containing protein (Confirmed by transcript evidence) — protein sequence MSSSASKTQEISVVIDPRDALTNSTNGNKPNGPKPKFQTKICDHWRRSGSCSYGDACWYAHGEDDLRKVVRIDRSNEEENERPATAEIQKSPTKRASTNVKGLTVNIPSNTAFKEQNSSMPLSPAQERWISMSIGAVPPPTSSAAEKDAISSLSKNGVEQEQEKKHEICSRDDDIDDYGFLSPNPFPYPQQSMFSAGFPSHGHHQRSSNRATQGVPSQQFGGPVNIPGQDPNRLGSGAYHIPPQHQRSRSNVRTSREVGGPPPQFQQAIWNVAGEIYQRQKDIEIGGQRVGPNDRQPTQQKNSEMDRLLSKLKMKDLNYLRFMIERGYINERDVSRQTSSDQMSNGHHFNAPMTPPYHPRLAGNEPNTSDCHYHGTGNRLSNFMPGRHRPPHQHPIHHHHQSQHQLHQHQQYLHHAAQQYRYSHQQGPQHPFAALLSPPEISESLLPPDDSFSIWLEPKPKKQSGAMTRTRGAATINESSSAASLLTKMDALRSDKYPITDEEMMMANDFVRQGDRDDKLSSSESSSPVVMSLMELLSNENLLDQVATEKPKCSMFDFDTLKIAETLKEPLQSSECSTTTSSKMTCSPMFFFVDEKTPNYDGSGSKSLFTPSSSAGQTPSFLEPCDFFAATGSCPFGDACHQSHSI from the exons ATGAGTAGCTCTGCGTCAAAAACTCAGGAAATAAG cgtcGTCATAGATCCCCGTGATGCGCTTACAAACAGCACCAACGGCAATAAACCAAACGGCCCAAAACCGAAA TTTCAGACAAAGATTTGCGATCACTGGCGACGCTCGGGCAGCTGTTCGTATGGCGACGCGTGCTGGTATGCTCACGGTGAAGACGATCTTCGTAAAGTG GTCCGGATTGATCGTTCGAACGAAGAAGAGAATGAGCGACCGGCTACtgctgaaattcaaaagtcgCCGACAAAGCGTGCATCAACCAACGTCAAAGGATTAACAGTGAATATTCCATCGAATACTGCCTTCAAAGAACAAAACTCTTCGATGCCGTTATCTCCAGCTCAGGAAAGATGGATTTCCATGTCAATTGGAGCTGTACCACCACCAACCAGCTCAGCTGCAGAGAAGGATGCGATTTCATCATTATCTAAAAACGGTGTCGAGCAAGAACAGGAAAAGAAGCATGAAATATGTTCTCGTGACGATGATATTGACGATTACGGATTTTTG TCTCCGAATCCGTTCCCATACCCGCAACAGTCAATGTTCTCAGCTGGATTTCCATCTCATGGACACCATCAACGTTCCTCGAATCGTGCTACGCAAGGGGTTCCTTCTCAACAATTTGGAG GGCCAGTCAACATCCCTGGTCAAGATCCGAATCGTTTGGGATCTGGAGCATACCATATCCCACCACAGCACCAAAGATCAAGATCCAATGTTCGTACTTCACGAGAGGTCGGCGGTCCCCCTCCGCAATTTCAACAAGCGATTTGGAATGTTGCTGGTGAAATCTATCAACGTCAGAAGGACATAGAGATAGGCGGACAGAGAGTTGGACCCAATGATCGTCAACCGACTCAAcagaaaaattcggaaatggATCGACTTTTGTctaaactgaaaatgaaagattTGAACTACCTTCGTTTTATGATAGAGCGAGGATATATCAACGAGCGTGACGTGTCTAGGCAAACTTCG aGTGATCAAATGAGTAATGGTCATCACTTCAATGCTCCTATGACCCCACCATACCATCCACGACTTGCAGGAAACG AACCAAATACTTCGGACTGTCATTACCATGGAACTGGAAATCgtttatcaaatttcatgCCAGGACGTCATCGTCCCCCACATCAACATCCaatccatcatcatcatcagtcACAACATCAGCTACACCAGCATCAGCAATATCTGCATCATGCTGCTCAGCAATACCGTTATTCGCATCAACAGGGACCTCAACATCCGTTTGCGGCTCTTCTCTCACCACCGGAGATCTCGGAGTCCTTGCTCCCACCTGATGACTCGTTTTCGATTTGGCTCGAGCCGAAGCCGAAAAAACAGTCCGGAGCCATGACACGAACTCGCGGAGCTGCGACGATCAACGAATCGAGTTCTGCGGCAAGTCTGCTCACAAAAATGGATGCTCTTCGATCAGACAAGTATCCAATTACAGACGAGGAAATGATGATGGCTAATGATTTTGTGAGACAAGGCGATCGAGATG ataaactAAGCTCCAGCGAAAGCTCAAGTCCTGTCGTGATGTCTTTGATGGAACTATTGAGCAACGAGAATCTGCTCGATCAAGTAGCAACCGAAAAACCAAAGTGTTCTATGTTCGATTTTGATACTCTAAAAATCGCCGAAACTCTCAAGGAGCCACTGCAATCTTCCGAATGTTCAACTACAACATCAAGCAAGATGACCTGCTCTCCAATGTTCTTTTTCGTAGATGAAAAGACACCAAACtacg ACGGCTCAGGATCGAAAAGCCTTTTCACTCCGTCATCATCGGCCGGCCAGACGCCTTCATTCCTGGAACCttgcgatttttttgcagCCACCGGATCGTGCCCCTTCGGTGACGCCTGTCATCAGAGTCACTCGATTTAG
- the spe-12 gene encoding uncharacterized protein (Confirmed by transcript evidence) produces MNTSTFYIVLLCFLSRNLLNAEHSEEKNNQDLEDRRYKMFGNETDDKRCIHGDLISITSKTFYATEKYYYTECHTRAPSCGFQMMPIMINGLNTSNKVVRFGCFPTRDILGNQFFLNKRYYSNSFDGIYSMFDYFAFENTGIADYLIYYKPTAEELKAVRYVHENRWVENPQEFIVQKKNESSAEAHSDGLNAYFRHKKITPLMIIYILFICFSVIFKLIWLVHTAWKNMKQGYAPIAKMSEVKEDFERTVEDLD; encoded by the exons atgaatacGAGCACATTTTACATagttttgttgtgttttttgagTCGAAACTTGTTAAATGCGGAGCACAGCgaggaaaaaaataatcaagatCTTGAAGACAGACGttataaaatgtttggaaaCGAGACTGATGATAAG CGTTGCATCCATGGAGATCTAATTTCAATTACGTCGAAAACTTTTTACGCGACTGAAAAATACTATTACACCGAATGTCATACTCGAGCCCCAAGTTGCGGTTTTCAAATGATGCCGATTATGATTAATGGATTGAATACGTCCAACAAAGTTGTACGCTTTGGATGCTTTCCAACTCGAGATATTTTGGGAAATCAGTTTT TTCTAAACAAGCGATATTACTCGAATTCTTTTGATGGAATATACAGTATGTTT gacTACTTTGCATTCGAGAATACTGGTATTGctgattatttaatttattacaaaCCGACAG CGGAAGAACTAAAAGCAGTTAGATATGTTCATGAAAACAGATGGGTTGAAAATCCACAGGAATTCATAGtccagaagaaaaatgagagtaGCGCAGAAGCTCATTCGGATG GTCTCAATGCATACTTCCGCCATAAAAAGATTACCCCACTCATGATAATTTACATTCTATTCATTTGCTTTTCTGTCATTTTCAAGCTTATCTGGCTTGTACATACAGCATGGAAGAATATGAAGCAGGGATATGCaccaattgcaaaaatgagcGAAGTGAAAGAAGACTTTGAACGAACTGTAGAAGATCTCGATTGA
- the T02E1.2 gene encoding Fungal_trans domain-containing protein (Confirmed by transcript evidence) gives METDLLDADECSENEKTLESIEKVFSASHLLVKILEFSSAQHRQKLYIAGSRSRQGDLKGFLDLRLVNQQFNEGVCIAVRKEFKHIQIDIDDNFVRCNYFTIGLHHKPPEPGNRENANVEGEDGNPVEEDEEMPAHEDLPSEDTEDVRFLVKFLRWLAGTFDPIVENFKVFDSWSFKPCSLPPSWADRLTVFISMHPDMEYCNCEQCIRIARNCKESFGPLSFRMVEDALRDQNISYGALTFTDAFLADIAIAYTISIDNRDRFDANRFIRDFGGIRVDELTFAVQTLATYRDERPKPQPLEVLQLILRLWEAKTVEFEIVKFMENDYYLQRCAWERSGAFTLAHFATYSFQHFDEFVHVVPYKFSGTLDRDLRNEIMPIFDLRIDPSEGPLRMGSNLSLLSLASQNNENSTFTWINQGRIAFNMFRANHYMFITSGIVEFRGMLGTANWLKFTIRDMMRSTWGPRGSNVTERGKTVYWINFMEDVGDCIQIVWSEHAKELLETNFPNLVVTMNSSHAFRNCSNRRAATYNDSKRPDVQKKPINTFYCTFYDSVRNNTTHMKLIQIAN, from the exons atGGAAACTGATCTTTTGGATGCGGACGAGTGttcagaaaatgagaaaacgtTAGAATCAATCGAAAAAGTGTTCAGTGCCTCGCATTTATTAGTGAAAATCCTCGAGTTTTCCTCAGCTCAGCATCGTCAAAAG ctgtaCATAGCCGGCTCACGATCAAGGCAAGGTGATTTGAAAGGATTTTTAGATCTTCGA TTAGTCAATCAACAGTTTAATGAAGGAGTTTGCATAGCAGTACGAAAAGAGTTTAAACATATTCAAATTGATATTGACGA cAATTTTGTTCGTTGCAATTATTTCACAATAGGATTACATCACAAACCACCGGAACCTGGAAATCGAGAAAATGCAAACGTGGAAGGGGAGGATGGAAATCCGgttgaagaagatgaagaaatgCCTGCACATGAGGATTTACCATCTGAAGATACAGAAGATGTCagatttttagtaaaatttttgag atggctaGCAGGCACATTCGATccaattgtagaaaatttcaaagttttcgacAGTTGGAGCTTCAAACCATGCTCATTACCTCCATCTT gggCAGATCGTCTGACAGTATTCATCAGTATGCATCCAGATATGGAGTACTGTAACTGTGAGCAATGTATTAGAATTGCTCGGAACTGCAAGGAATCCTTTGGACCGTTAAGCTTCAGAATGGTCGAAGATGCATTGAGGgatcaaaatatttcatatGGAGCTCTTACATTTACGGATGC atttctagCCGATATCGCAATCGCTTATACAATTTCCATCGACAATCGTGACAGGTTCGACGCAAATCGATTTATTCGAGATTTCGGCGGTATTCGAGTTGACGAGCTCACTTTCGCTGTGCAGACACTTGCCACATATAGAGATGAACGGCCAAAACCACAACCATTGGAAGTTTTGcaattaattttgagattaTGGGA AGCGAAAACcgtggaatttgaaattgtaaaattcaTGGAGAATGACTATTATTTGCAAAGATGTGCTTGGGAGAGGTCCGGTGCATTCACTTTAGCTCATTTTGCAACGTatagttttcaacattttgacgAATTTGTTCATGTTGTTCCATACAAATTCTCAGGGACTTTAGATAG AGATCTACGAAACGAAATTAtgccaatttttgatctacgaaTAGATCCAAGTGAAGGACCTCTACGAATGGGAAGTAATCTTTCATTATTGTCTCTGGCATCTCAAAACAACGAGAATAGTACTTTCACATGGATTAATCAAGGACGTATTGCATTCAACATGTTTCGCGCAAATCATTACATGTTTATTACGTCGGGAATTGTCGAATTTCGTGGAATGCTCGGAACG gcaaactGGCTCAAATTCACGATTCGTGACATGATGCGAAGTACATGGGGACCACGTGGAAGCAATGTGACTGAAAGAGGAAAAACAGTTTATTGGATTAATTTTATGGAGGATGTTGGTGATTGTATACAAATAGTTTGGTCAGAACATGCGAAAGAGCTGTTGGAGACGAATTTCCCGAATCTCGTAGTTACAATGAATTCTTCACATGCATTCAGAAATTGTAGTAATCGACGGGCTGCCACGTATAACGACTCAAAACGGCCCGATGTTCAGAAAAAg ccgATCAACACATTCTACTGCACATTTTACGATTCTGTCCGAAACAACACGACGCACatgaaattaattcaaattgcAAATTGA